A stretch of the Sphingosinithalassobacter tenebrarum genome encodes the following:
- a CDS encoding aldehyde dehydrogenase family protein, whose amino-acid sequence MVDFTRDFTMTIDGEAVVGDATIDVINPATEEPVARAPDCSRDQLDAAVAAARAAFTGWRATPIEQRRAAVAKIGEVIGAHMQEFSRLFTLEQGRPLAMVGPEVGGAAFWAQQVSQQELPVTVNEETPNRRSETRHVPIGVVGAIVPWNFPLMIGIWKIAGALLTGNALVIKPSPYTPLTMLKLGEAMREHLPPGVFNVVSGGDAVGPWITAHPGIDKISFTGSTATGKRVMENASASLKRITLELGGNDAAIVLPDVDVAAIAEPLFWAAFGNSGQVCTAAKRIYVHEDIYGEVATALTALARNIPMGDGLAEGNLLGPVQNRAQFERVKALIAQAKANGETFLTGGEPSEGKGYFIPATIVDNPPEDSATVQEEAFGPLVPLLKYSDVDDAIARANASDYGLAGSVWSNDMEAALAVAERLETGTVWINETLYVMPWTPFAGHKQSGIGVEHGIEGLLEFTVPQTITARKPLVAAPREPATEGAEA is encoded by the coding sequence ATGGTCGATTTCACGCGCGACTTCACGATGACGATCGACGGCGAGGCAGTGGTCGGCGACGCCACGATCGACGTGATCAATCCGGCAACCGAGGAACCGGTCGCCAGGGCGCCCGATTGCAGCCGCGATCAGCTCGACGCCGCAGTCGCCGCCGCCCGCGCGGCCTTTACCGGCTGGCGGGCGACTCCGATCGAACAGCGCCGCGCCGCGGTGGCGAAGATCGGGGAGGTCATCGGCGCGCACATGCAGGAATTCTCCCGCCTGTTCACGCTCGAACAGGGCCGCCCGCTGGCGATGGTCGGCCCCGAAGTCGGTGGCGCTGCCTTCTGGGCGCAGCAGGTGTCGCAGCAGGAACTACCCGTCACCGTGAACGAGGAAACGCCCAATCGCCGTTCCGAAACGCGCCACGTCCCGATCGGCGTGGTCGGCGCGATCGTGCCGTGGAATTTCCCGTTGATGATCGGCATCTGGAAGATCGCGGGCGCGCTGCTCACCGGCAACGCGCTGGTGATCAAGCCCTCGCCCTACACCCCGCTGACCATGCTCAAGCTCGGTGAGGCGATGCGCGAGCATCTGCCGCCCGGCGTGTTCAACGTAGTGAGCGGCGGCGACGCGGTCGGCCCGTGGATAACCGCGCACCCCGGCATCGACAAAATCAGCTTCACCGGCTCGACCGCGACCGGGAAGCGCGTGATGGAAAACGCCTCGGCGAGCCTGAAGCGCATCACGCTCGAACTCGGCGGCAACGACGCCGCGATCGTGCTGCCCGATGTCGATGTCGCCGCGATCGCCGAGCCGCTCTTCTGGGCCGCGTTCGGCAATTCGGGGCAGGTCTGCACCGCCGCCAAGCGCATCTATGTCCATGAGGACATCTATGGCGAAGTCGCCACGGCGCTGACCGCTTTAGCCCGGAATATCCCGATGGGCGACGGCCTCGCCGAGGGCAATCTGCTCGGCCCGGTGCAGAACCGCGCGCAGTTCGAGCGGGTGAAGGCGCTGATCGCCCAAGCCAAGGCCAACGGCGAAACCTTCCTCACCGGCGGTGAGCCCTCCGAAGGTAAGGGCTATTTCATCCCCGCCACCATCGTCGACAATCCGCCCGAGGACAGCGCCACGGTGCAGGAGGAGGCCTTCGGCCCCTTGGTTCCGCTGCTCAAGTACAGCGACGTCGACGACGCGATCGCCCGCGCCAATGCCTCCGACTATGGCCTGGCCGGATCGGTCTGGTCGAACGACATGGAGGCCGCGCTCGCCGTCGCCGAGCGGCTTGAGACCGGCACCGTCTGGATCAACGAAACCCTCTACGTCATGCCCTGGACGCCGTTCGCCGGGCACAAGCAGTCGGGCATCGGCGTCGAACACGGTATCGAAGGCTTGCTCGAATTCACCGTTCCGCAGACGATCACCGCGCGCAAGCCGCTGGTCGCCGCGCCGCGCGAACCCGCCACCGAAGGCGCCGAGGCATGA
- a CDS encoding crotonase/enoyl-CoA hydratase family protein: MTYEQIRYEVSDHIATLTLHRPDKLNAYTVRMMEEMIDAFDRADADDDVGAIIVTGDGRAFCAGADLEMGAKAFDAAGQPGSPIAADGTIDYSADSARDYGGRLTLRIFESLKPVIGAINGPAIGIGVTMLLPMDIRVASENAKFGFAFARRGIVPEGASMWFLPRIVGISQALDWCMSGRTFGAAEAHGGGLVCDVTAPGDLIATARAIAASYAESSAPVSVALTRQMLWRGLGMAHPMEAHRIDSRGVLARGHSADAMEGVTAFLEKREANFPDRVSIDMPDYFPWWDEPEYR, from the coding sequence ATGACCTATGAACAGATACGCTATGAAGTCAGCGACCATATCGCGACGCTGACGCTCCACCGGCCGGACAAGCTCAACGCTTATACCGTTCGGATGATGGAGGAGATGATCGACGCGTTCGACCGCGCCGACGCAGACGATGATGTCGGCGCGATCATCGTCACCGGCGACGGCCGCGCCTTCTGCGCCGGAGCGGACCTGGAGATGGGCGCCAAGGCATTCGATGCGGCGGGCCAGCCCGGTTCTCCCATCGCCGCCGACGGGACGATTGATTACAGCGCCGACAGCGCCCGCGACTATGGCGGACGGCTGACATTGCGCATCTTCGAAAGCCTCAAGCCGGTAATCGGCGCGATCAACGGCCCGGCGATCGGCATCGGCGTCACCATGCTGCTGCCGATGGACATCCGCGTCGCCAGTGAAAACGCCAAGTTCGGCTTCGCCTTCGCCCGGCGCGGGATCGTGCCCGAAGGCGCATCGATGTGGTTCCTGCCGCGCATCGTGGGCATATCGCAGGCGCTTGACTGGTGCATGAGCGGGCGGACTTTCGGCGCGGCCGAGGCGCATGGCGGCGGGCTGGTCTGCGACGTCACCGCACCGGGCGATCTGATCGCCACCGCGCGCGCCATCGCCGCCTCCTATGCCGAAAGCTCGGCACCGGTATCGGTCGCACTCACCCGCCAGATGCTGTGGCGCGGGCTCGGCATGGCGCATCCGATGGAGGCGCATCGTATCGACAGCAGGGGCGTTCTTGCCCGTGGGCACAGCGCCGATGCGATGGAGGGCGTCACGGCGTTTCTGGAGAAGCGCGAGGCGAATTTTCCCGATCGCGTATCAATCGACATGCCCGATTATTTCCCCTGGTGGGACGAACCCGAATATCGCTGA
- a CDS encoding acyl-CoA dehydrogenase family protein: protein MNDPTRAEEIAARVTAFVRETVAPFERDPRCGAHGPSEALVSELRDLARRAGLMTPHIREDGSHLAHRDTATVLRAAGLSPLGPVALNVAAPDEGNMFLLGKVANEAQKARFLAPMLSGDARSAFFMTEPAEDGGAGSDPSMLQTTARPDGNHWVIEGRKAFITGADGAKVGIVMARTEQGATLFLADLPHPAIRIERVLDTIDSSMPGGHSIVTIDKLRVPADQILGEVGKGFDYAQVRLAPARLTHCMRWHGAATRAHEIACAYAVKRHAFGKMLVDHEGVGFMLAENRIALKQAELMIDWCADVLDSGAKGTTESSMTKVAVADLLFAVADRCVQVMGGTGVSGDTIVEQVFREIRAFRIYDGPTEVHKWSLAKKIKRETLAALEQA from the coding sequence GTGAACGATCCGACTCGCGCCGAGGAAATCGCAGCGCGCGTAACCGCCTTTGTCCGCGAAACCGTCGCGCCATTTGAGCGCGACCCGCGTTGTGGCGCGCATGGCCCATCCGAAGCGCTGGTTTCCGAGCTGCGCGACCTGGCGCGCCGGGCCGGGCTGATGACCCCGCACATTCGCGAGGACGGCAGCCACCTGGCGCACCGCGATACTGCCACCGTGCTGCGCGCCGCCGGTCTGTCACCGCTCGGCCCGGTGGCGCTCAACGTCGCCGCGCCCGACGAAGGCAACATGTTCCTGCTCGGCAAGGTGGCGAACGAGGCGCAGAAGGCGCGCTTCCTTGCCCCCATGCTCAGCGGAGATGCGCGCTCGGCCTTCTTCATGACCGAGCCCGCCGAGGACGGCGGCGCCGGCTCCGACCCGTCGATGCTGCAGACGACCGCGCGGCCCGATGGCAACCACTGGGTGATCGAAGGACGCAAGGCGTTCATCACCGGCGCCGATGGCGCAAAGGTCGGCATCGTCATGGCCAGGACCGAGCAAGGCGCGACACTGTTCCTCGCCGACCTTCCCCATCCGGCGATCCGCATCGAGCGCGTGCTCGACACGATCGACAGCTCGATGCCCGGCGGGCACAGCATCGTCACGATCGACAAGCTGCGCGTCCCCGCCGACCAGATCCTCGGCGAAGTCGGCAAGGGGTTCGATTATGCGCAGGTGCGGCTCGCCCCTGCCCGCCTCACCCATTGCATGCGCTGGCACGGCGCGGCCACGCGCGCGCACGAAATCGCCTGCGCCTATGCGGTGAAGCGCCATGCGTTCGGCAAGATGCTGGTCGATCACGAAGGCGTCGGCTTCATGCTCGCCGAAAACCGCATAGCGCTGAAACAGGCCGAACTGATGATCGACTGGTGCGCCGATGTGCTCGACAGCGGCGCCAAGGGTACCACCGAAAGCTCGATGACCAAGGTTGCGGTCGCCGACCTCCTGTTCGCCGTCGCCGATCGCTGCGTTCAGGTGATGGGCGGCACCGGCGTCTCAGGCGACACGATCGTCGAGCAGGTGTTCCGCGAAATCCGCGCCTTCCGCATCTATGACGGCCCGACCGAGGTGCACAAATGGAGCCTCGCCAAGAAGATCAAGCGCGAGACGCTCGCGGCGCTGGAGCAGGCATGA